A window of the Halichoerus grypus chromosome 2, mHalGry1.hap1.1, whole genome shotgun sequence genome harbors these coding sequences:
- the WFIKKN2 gene encoding WAP, Kazal, immunoglobulin, Kunitz and NTR domain-containing protein 2 has product MGAPGCCRLWSRWAQAALLLLLLGAPPKGLALPPIRYSHAGICPNDMNPNLWVDAQSTCKRECETDQECETYEKCCPNVCGTKSCVAARYMDVKGKKGPVGMPREATCDHFMCLQQGSECDIWDGQPVCKCKDRCEKEPSFTCASDGLTYYNRCYMDAEACSKGITLAVVTCRYHFTWPNTSPPPPETTVRPTTASPETPGLDMAAPALLHHPVHQSVTVGETVSFLCDVVGRPRPEITWEKQLEDRENVVMRPNHVRGNVVVTNIAQLVIYNAQPQDAGIYTCTARNAAGVLRADFPLSVVRGGQAVAPSESTPNGTAFPAAECLKPPDSEDCGEEQTRWHFDAQANNCLTFTFGHCHRNRNHFETYEACMLACMSGPLAVCSLPALQGPCKAYAPRWAYNSQAGQCQSFIYGGCDGNSNNFESREACEESCPFPRGTQRCRACKPRQKLVTSFCRSDFVILGRVSELTEEPDAGRALVTVDEVLKDEKMGLKFLGREPLEVTLLHVDWSCPCPNVTAGETPLIIMGEVDGGMAVLRPDSFVGASSSRRVRKLREVLHKKTCDVLKEFLGLR; this is encoded by the exons ATGGGGGCCCCGGGGTGCTGCCGGCTCTGGTCCCGCTGGGCGCAGGCGGCACTTCTCCTGCTGCTGCTCGGGGCGCCCCCGAAGGGCCTGGCACTGCCACCCATCCGCTATTCTCATGCGGGCATCTGCCCCAACGACATGAACCCCAACCTCTGGGTGGATGCCCAGAGCACCTGCAAGCGGGAGTGTGAGACGGACCAG GAGTGCGAGACCTATGAGAAGTGTTGCCCCAACGTGTGCGGGACCAAGAGCTGCGTGGCCGCCCGGTACATGGACGTGAAAGGGAAGAAGGGCCCGGTGGGCATGCCCAGGGAGGCCACCTGCGACCACTTCATGTGTCTGCAGCAGGGCTCCGAGTGTGACATCTGGGACGGCCAGCCCGTGTGTAAGTGCAAAGATCGTTGTGAGAAGGAGCCCAGCTTCACATGCGCCTCTGACGGCCTCACCTACTATAACCGCTGCTACATGGACGCCGAGGCCTGCTCCAAGGGCATCACGCTGGCTGTCGTCACTTGCCGCTACCACTTCACGTGGCCCAACACCAGTCCCCCGCCGCCCGAGACCACCGTGCGCCCCACCACGGCCTCCCCGGAGACGCCGGGGCTGGATATGGCGGCCCCGGCTCTGCTCCACCACCCTGTGCACCAGTCGGTCACCGTGGGTGAGACCGTGAGCTTCCTGTGTGATGTGGTGGGCCGGCCCCGGCCCGAGATCACCTGGGAGAAGCAGCTGGAAGATCGCGAGAACGTGGTCATGCGGCCCAACCACGTGCGCGGCAACGTGGTGGTCACCAACATCGCCCAGCTGGTCATCTACAACGCCCAGCCCCAGGACGCCGGCATCTACACCTGCACGGCCCGGAATGCCGCCGGGGTCCTGCGCGCCGACTTCCCGCTGTCCGTGGTCAGGGGGGGTCAGGCGGTGGCCCCCTCGGAGAGCACCCCCAACGGCACGGCCTTCCCCGCGGCCGAGTGCCTGAAGCCCCCCGACAGTGAGGACTGCGGCGAGGAGCAGACCCGCTGGCACTTCGACGCGCAGGCCAACAACTGCCTCACCTTCACGTTTGGCCACTGCCACCGCAACCGGAACCACTTCGAGACCTACGAGGCCTGCATGCTGGCCTGCATGAGCGGGCCACTGGCCGTGTGCAGCCTGCCCGCCCTGCAGGGGCCCTGCAAAGCCTACGCGCCGCGCTGGGCCTACAACAGCCAGGCCGGCCAGTGCCAGTCCTTCATCTACGGCGGATGCGACGGCAACAGCAACAACTTCGAGAGCCGCGAGGCCTGCGAGGagtcctgccccttccctcgGGGGACCCAGCGCTGCCGGGCCTGCAAGCCGCGGCAGAAGCTCGTCACCAGCTTCTGTCGGAGCGACTTTGTCATCCTGGGCCGCGTGTCCGAGCTGACcgaggagcccgacgcggggcggGCCCTGGTGACCGTGGACGAGGTCCTCAAGGATGAGAAGATGGGCCTCAAGTTCCTGGGCCGGGAGCCGCTGGAGGTCACCCTGCTCCACGTGGACTGGAGCTGCCCCTGCCCCAACGTGACGGCGGGCGAGACGCCGCTCATCATCATGGGCGAGGTGGACGGCGGCATGGCCGTGCTGCGGCCGGATAGCTTCGTGGGAGCGTCCAGCAGCCGGCGGGTCAGGAAGCTGCGCGAGGTCCTGCACAAGAAGACCTGCGACGTCCTCAAGGAGTTTCTGGGCTTGCGCTGA